In Streptomyces sp. NBC_00483, a single window of DNA contains:
- a CDS encoding SDR family oxidoreductase has translation MIVVTGATGNVGRPLTQALAEAGEQVTAVSRNAAQASAATPDGVRHVAADLSQPAGLAPALDGAKALFLLLSGDLHAPDARPADIIDLAAANGVRRVVLLSSQGVSTRPLGTTRVAMRALEDSLRESGLDWAVVRPGGFASNALAWAESVRTQGTVAAPFGDVGVPVVDPADIAEVAAACLLDDRHSGGVYELTGPEVITPRGQAAAIAAALGSPVRFQELTRDEAKAAMTRFVPPELADDTLDIIGAPNAAELRISPDVERVTGHAPRPFGDWVARNLAAFG, from the coding sequence ATGATCGTGGTAACCGGAGCTACCGGAAACGTGGGCCGGCCTTTGACGCAGGCCCTGGCCGAGGCGGGCGAGCAGGTGACGGCCGTGTCGCGGAACGCGGCGCAGGCGTCGGCGGCGACGCCTGACGGGGTTCGGCACGTGGCGGCCGACCTGTCCCAACCGGCGGGCCTCGCACCCGCGTTGGACGGGGCGAAGGCACTGTTCCTCTTGCTCTCCGGCGACCTGCACGCACCTGACGCCAGGCCGGCCGACATCATCGACCTGGCCGCGGCCAACGGGGTTCGCCGGGTCGTCCTGCTGTCCTCGCAGGGCGTGTCGACCAGGCCGCTCGGTACAACGCGGGTCGCGATGCGCGCCCTTGAGGACTCGTTGCGGGAGTCGGGCCTGGACTGGGCGGTCGTGCGACCGGGCGGTTTCGCCTCCAACGCGCTGGCCTGGGCGGAGTCCGTCCGTACGCAGGGGACGGTCGCCGCACCCTTCGGGGATGTCGGGGTTCCGGTCGTCGATCCGGCGGACATCGCCGAGGTCGCGGCCGCCTGCCTGCTGGACGACCGGCACTCCGGCGGGGTCTACGAACTGACCGGCCCCGAGGTGATCACGCCGCGCGGGCAGGCGGCGGCCATCGCGGCCGCGCTCGGCTCACCGGTGCGGTTCCAGGAGCTCACCCGCGACGAGGCCAAAGCCGCGATGACCCGGTTCGTACCGCCGGAGCTCGCCGACGACACGCTGGACATCATCGGCGCCCCGAACGCCGCCGAGCTGCGGATCAGCCCGGACGTGGAACGGGTCACCGGCCACGCCCCACGCCCCTTCGGCGACTGGGTCGCCCGCAACCTCGCCGCTTTCGGCTGA
- a CDS encoding PP2C family protein-serine/threonine phosphatase, which produces MRAPALPAWPAALCPGLVAAAGVAVLDVVLGAEVGLLPLFAVGPALTACCAAARQVVTCGLVSLVLCAAVAVYDDLLFTRRGVVALVSVALVTVASAFAAHARVQHEQRAARQRRISEFVQGVILAPVPQDTEPARIAASYVSATEDARIGGDFYEAVPAREGGVRVVIGDVQGKGLGAVRTATIMLSAFRMSAHDAADLDEVAAKMSGALGRRGVDEQFVTAVLAELAPSGRLTLLSFGHPPPLVVRADGSHELAHPPSPALPFGLDWLEQDPPRPSHVELADGDRVLLYTDGLAEARDAEDAFYPLVQRVSLLRGESLDDCLVRLRGDVQAHTDSGVDDDSALLLMEYRTPV; this is translated from the coding sequence ATGCGCGCTCCCGCGCTCCCCGCGTGGCCCGCCGCGCTCTGCCCCGGCCTCGTCGCCGCGGCCGGTGTCGCGGTGCTCGACGTGGTGCTCGGGGCGGAGGTCGGCCTGCTGCCCCTGTTCGCGGTCGGGCCCGCGCTCACGGCCTGCTGCGCGGCGGCCCGCCAGGTCGTCACCTGCGGACTCGTCTCCTTGGTGCTGTGCGCCGCGGTGGCGGTGTACGACGACCTGCTCTTCACCCGGCGCGGTGTGGTGGCTCTCGTCAGCGTGGCCCTGGTGACCGTGGCCTCCGCCTTCGCCGCGCACGCGCGCGTGCAGCACGAGCAGCGGGCCGCCAGGCAGCGCCGGATCTCCGAGTTCGTGCAGGGCGTCATCCTCGCCCCGGTGCCGCAGGACACCGAACCCGCCCGGATCGCCGCCTCCTACGTCTCCGCCACCGAGGACGCCCGGATCGGCGGCGACTTCTACGAGGCGGTCCCGGCGCGCGAAGGCGGTGTGCGCGTCGTCATCGGCGACGTACAGGGCAAGGGACTCGGCGCCGTGCGCACGGCCACCATCATGCTCAGCGCCTTCCGGATGAGCGCCCATGACGCGGCGGACCTGGACGAGGTCGCCGCCAAGATGTCCGGGGCGCTCGGCCGCAGGGGCGTCGACGAGCAGTTCGTCACCGCGGTCCTCGCCGAACTCGCCCCGTCGGGACGGCTCACGCTGCTCTCCTTCGGGCATCCGCCGCCGCTCGTCGTGCGGGCCGACGGCAGCCACGAGCTCGCGCACCCGCCGAGCCCCGCCCTGCCGTTCGGCCTCGACTGGCTGGAGCAGGACCCGCCGCGCCCGAGCCACGTCGAGCTGGCGGACGGCGACCGCGTGCTCCTCTACACCGACGGGCTCGCCGAGGCGAGGGACGCGGAGGACGCCTTCTATCCGCTCGTCCAGCGCGTCTCACTGCTGCGCGGCGAGTCCCTCGACGACTGCCTGGTGCGGTTGCGCGGCGATGTGCAGGCGCACACGGACTCGGGTGTGGACGACGATTCCGCGTTGCTGCTCATGGAGTACCGCACGCCGGTGTAG
- a CDS encoding ATP-binding protein, with product MARPKAPFLYGREPLVGSLVPSLTGLAFYERARTKREFGSGVPVVLLTGEHGTGRSALLDTLARGYRGRLPLAHVRAVVPGSVAAGLTEEVPEGSVPPQNAASPAEILERLVCALTPTYGIFRTLLPALFAVSGWHVGQTDERDEVCRRHARMLIASGLARGAEREVARDWATQVETSLSRAAARDGDPDDPDGTQPVTAALLRQLAARMPLDPARTWFRKRHTTPDGTIAEEDPLWLLSRRFHRGGDYLHAAEQALTAAFLEELAHAHGVVRRLNREPWPLILLDEAHTPAGNRFLELLLEQRALGERKYDDRTVVVATRLGDLPREDAPYAVRRELVDLLPPGGVRRPGHAATLWKRTGHEPSEGLLVLPLTPLTRDDILSMLDRASSRLLHPHLASALHALTGGHPSASTVLADAAVETAKQNRTVVPRDLLDLRVEGGRAVTEVLLRDLLPDRRQRDRLVKLCLARDSKAAEALAQDLGLVGPEQLPATAAAQYLVERKWQELPTSDGPLVTSGLLRTLLVHEARRTLPPGDEPHGWRSVHAFLHLHHVQRAETEEADALRHNLAAGNPQQVVAMLADEFDAEEAEQSVEHWLLCLQRCASAPVPPADETWRDQRVEIADGEHAARYARLDPSGRSINRLLHALWYLSEPYADAALDPDADRMCRAVGEELGFLARRHPTWYAALGQAARDWPTAARKRQELPVPASANSGEGG from the coding sequence ATGGCCCGGCCCAAGGCGCCCTTTCTGTACGGGCGCGAACCCCTGGTGGGATCGCTCGTCCCCTCGCTCACCGGGCTCGCCTTCTACGAACGCGCCCGCACGAAGCGCGAGTTCGGCTCCGGCGTGCCCGTCGTGCTGCTCACCGGCGAGCACGGCACCGGACGCAGCGCCCTCCTCGACACCCTCGCCCGCGGCTACCGGGGCCGCCTCCCGCTCGCCCATGTGCGCGCCGTCGTGCCGGGCTCGGTCGCGGCCGGCCTCACCGAGGAGGTCCCCGAGGGCAGCGTGCCGCCGCAGAACGCCGCGTCGCCCGCCGAGATCCTGGAGCGCCTCGTGTGCGCGCTCACCCCCACGTACGGCATCTTCCGGACGCTGCTGCCCGCCCTGTTCGCCGTGTCCGGCTGGCACGTGGGGCAGACGGACGAGCGCGACGAGGTGTGCCGCCGGCACGCCCGGATGCTCATCGCGAGCGGCCTCGCGCGCGGCGCCGAACGCGAGGTCGCCCGCGACTGGGCCACCCAGGTCGAGACCTCGCTCAGCCGGGCCGCCGCCCGCGACGGCGACCCCGACGACCCGGACGGGACACAACCCGTCACCGCCGCCCTGCTGCGCCAGCTCGCCGCCAGGATGCCCCTCGACCCGGCCCGCACCTGGTTCCGCAAGCGGCACACCACGCCCGACGGCACCATCGCCGAAGAGGACCCGCTGTGGCTGCTGTCCCGACGCTTCCACCGCGGCGGCGACTACCTCCACGCGGCGGAACAGGCCCTGACCGCCGCCTTCCTGGAGGAGCTGGCCCACGCCCACGGTGTGGTGCGCCGGCTCAACCGTGAGCCATGGCCGCTGATCCTGCTCGACGAGGCACACACCCCCGCGGGCAACCGCTTCCTGGAACTCCTCCTGGAGCAGCGGGCCCTGGGGGAGCGCAAGTACGACGACCGGACCGTCGTCGTCGCCACCCGGCTCGGCGACCTGCCGCGCGAGGACGCGCCGTACGCCGTACGCCGGGAACTCGTCGACCTGCTGCCGCCCGGCGGCGTCAGACGACCCGGACACGCCGCCACCCTGTGGAAGCGGACAGGACACGAGCCGTCCGAGGGCCTCCTCGTCCTCCCGCTCACCCCGCTGACCAGGGACGACATCCTTTCCATGCTCGACCGGGCGTCCTCGCGCCTGCTCCACCCGCACCTCGCCTCCGCGCTGCACGCGCTCACCGGCGGACACCCCTCGGCCAGCACCGTCCTCGCCGACGCCGCCGTCGAGACCGCCAAGCAGAACCGCACCGTCGTCCCGCGCGACCTGCTCGACCTGCGCGTCGAGGGCGGCCGCGCCGTCACCGAGGTGCTGCTGCGGGACCTGCTGCCCGACCGCAGACAGCGCGACCGCCTCGTCAAGCTCTGCCTCGCCAGGGACTCCAAGGCGGCCGAGGCGCTCGCCCAGGACCTCGGCCTCGTCGGGCCCGAGCAGCTGCCCGCCACGGCCGCCGCGCAGTACCTCGTCGAGCGCAAGTGGCAGGAACTCCCGACCTCCGACGGGCCGCTGGTCACCAGCGGGCTGCTGCGCACCCTCCTCGTCCACGAGGCGCGGCGCACCCTGCCGCCGGGCGACGAACCGCACGGCTGGCGCTCCGTGCACGCGTTCCTCCACCTCCACCACGTCCAGCGCGCCGAGACCGAGGAGGCCGACGCCCTGCGCCACAACCTCGCCGCCGGAAACCCGCAACAGGTCGTCGCGATGCTCGCCGACGAGTTCGACGCGGAAGAGGCCGAACAGAGCGTCGAGCACTGGCTGTTGTGCCTCCAGCGCTGCGCCAGCGCACCCGTGCCGCCCGCCGACGAGACCTGGCGCGACCAGCGCGTCGAGATCGCCGACGGCGAGCACGCGGCCCGCTACGCACGCCTCGACCCCTCGGGACGCAGCATCAACCGCCTGCTGCACGCCCTGTGGTACCTCTCCGAGCCGTACGCCGACGCGGCGCTCGACCCGGACGCCGACCGGATGTGCAGGGCCGTGGGGGAGGAGCTGGGCTTCCTCGCCCGCCGCCACCCCACCTGGTACGCGGCCCTCGGCCAGGCGGCCCGAGACTGGCCTACGGCCGCCCGCAAGAGGCAGGAACTGCCCGTTCCCGCAAGCGCCAACTCCGGGGAGGGAGGCTGA
- a CDS encoding ABC transporter substrate-binding protein → MFGSRIREWGPLDWCVAVLVVLALVAGGIYGGSKLLRKCDNGLSDIDGQCIGVTTRSFEADEGIGSLLDAIADENDQVASESGTPYVRVALMMSFTSGDTSAMTGDMIRRALAGSLAALKEANAGAGGPQVQLMLAPVGRQLDQWRPVVDKLGELSADPKHPLVGVTGIPSSQTDTKQALEELSTRKIPTVGPVINASSMNFEYFFKTSPDDKEFANALKHYLDTYPQGKKKGLLLLDRHTGDVYSADLTNTLKSRFAKDYGLTTRSSLFTGSSGSDEGEPGIFVDAVNKICSERTDTVFYAGRDQDLPGFIDALSDAGSCNHGSPLRIVKTGIGLEPSLTRKEVERDLKKAKATIVDAASFDPGWEKKGSADRPAGIDDFLDQFNELKSAHTLGEKPLDDGYAASYYDGLRLLTEAMKRTFVEMNKDKDTEQLPTKQELYTTLSQSTVNSTGMLQGATGTYGFAGQSTNNRWSTCKPVPVVEFPAPHHNRKLSLYRTYDKGDCPG, encoded by the coding sequence ATGTTCGGCAGCAGGATCAGGGAGTGGGGTCCGCTGGACTGGTGCGTCGCGGTGCTCGTCGTGCTCGCGCTCGTGGCGGGCGGGATCTACGGCGGCTCGAAGCTGCTGCGCAAGTGCGACAACGGGCTGAGCGACATCGACGGGCAGTGCATCGGCGTGACCACCCGGTCCTTCGAGGCCGACGAAGGCATCGGCTCGCTCCTCGACGCCATCGCCGACGAGAACGACCAGGTCGCCTCGGAGAGCGGCACTCCCTACGTCCGTGTCGCCCTGATGATGTCCTTCACCTCCGGAGACACGAGCGCGATGACCGGCGACATGATCCGCCGCGCCCTCGCGGGCTCCCTCGCCGCGCTCAAGGAAGCGAACGCAGGGGCGGGCGGCCCGCAGGTCCAGCTGATGCTCGCGCCGGTCGGCCGGCAGCTCGACCAATGGCGGCCGGTGGTCGATAAGTTGGGCGAACTGTCCGCGGACCCGAAGCACCCGCTCGTCGGCGTCACGGGCATCCCCAGCAGCCAGACGGACACCAAACAGGCCCTCGAGGAGCTGAGCACCCGCAAGATCCCCACGGTGGGGCCGGTGATCAACGCCTCGTCGATGAACTTCGAGTACTTCTTCAAGACGTCGCCGGACGACAAGGAGTTCGCGAACGCCCTGAAGCACTACCTCGACACGTACCCGCAGGGAAAGAAGAAGGGGCTGCTGCTCCTCGACCGGCACACGGGCGACGTGTACTCGGCGGATCTGACGAACACCCTCAAGAGCCGCTTCGCCAAGGACTACGGCCTCACCACCAGATCGTCGCTCTTCACCGGTTCCTCCGGCAGTGACGAGGGCGAGCCGGGCATCTTCGTCGACGCGGTCAACAAGATCTGCAGCGAGCGCACGGACACGGTCTTCTACGCGGGCCGCGACCAGGACCTCCCGGGCTTCATCGACGCCCTCTCCGACGCGGGCAGCTGCAACCACGGCAGCCCTCTGCGCATCGTGAAGACCGGCATAGGCCTTGAGCCCAGCCTCACCAGGAAGGAGGTCGAGCGCGATCTGAAGAAGGCGAAGGCCACGATCGTCGACGCCGCCTCCTTCGACCCGGGCTGGGAGAAGAAGGGCTCCGCGGACCGCCCCGCCGGCATCGACGACTTCCTCGACCAGTTCAACGAGCTCAAGTCCGCGCACACGCTGGGCGAGAAGCCCCTGGACGACGGCTACGCGGCCTCGTACTACGACGGCCTCCGGCTGCTCACCGAGGCGATGAAGCGCACCTTCGTCGAGATGAACAAGGACAAGGACACCGAGCAACTGCCCACCAAGCAGGAGCTGTACACGACGCTGTCGCAGTCCACCGTCAACAGCACGGGCATGCTCCAAGGGGCCACGGGAACGTACGGCTTCGCGGGCCAGAGCACGAACAACAGATGGTCGACGTGCAAGCCGGTGCCGGTCGTGGAGTTCCCCGCACCACACCACAACCGAAAGCTGTCGCTGTACCGAACCTACGACAAGGGCGACTGCCCCGGGTGA
- a CDS encoding GH92 family glycosyl hydrolase → MRGDSRQLRSRHRLGTVAALGAAALVLTAAGQGLGPAPTAHAAEGKPEFRSSFEAGQPAPDWLNTVDTDADGGKRASGVDGAYSSGMPGNVNGHVTDIRASGENAGGGETKENLVDGEATTKWLALTPTAWVEYDLDEPVKISKYALTSANDHDERDPKDWTLKGSTDGKEWKTLDSRSGETFDKRQQLKSYDIQSPADYSHFRIEFTKNNGASDAVQLADLQLSTGGDSTPAPEDMLSLVDRGPTASPTAKAGVGFTGTRALRYAGTHKGDGRAYSYNKVFDVDVAVAKDTELAYKIFPSMAAGDRDYDATNVSVDLAFTDGTYLSDLKALDSYGGALTPQGQGAAKRLYVNQWNAVKSGIGSVAAGKTVDRVLVAYDSPKGPAKFRGWLDDVSIAKARPAKPKAHLSDYASTTRGTNSTGDFSRGNTFPATAVPHGFNFWTPVTNAGSLSWLYDYARDNNADNLPTMEAFAASHEPSPWMGDRQTFQVMPSAKSGDALDTSRSGRALPFKHDDETATPSYYGVKFQNGVRAEMAPTDHAAALRFSYPDDDASVVFDNVSDQGGLTLDKENGVVTGYSDVKSGLSAGATRLFVYGVFDKPVKDADSSGVKGHFTFDAGKDRTVTLRLATSLIGLDQAKDNLAQELPQKRSFTDVRNAARAQWDTLMKKVEVEGATDDQRTALYSSLYRLYLYPNSGFEKVRSQGGKGKSTYKYASPFSPMPGPDTPTHTGAKIVEGKPYVNNGFWDTYRTTWPAYSLLTPKKAGELVDGFVQQYRDGGWTSRWSSPGYADLMTGTSSDVAFADAYVKGVDDFDVESAYKAAVKNATVVAPTAGVGRKGMETSPFLGYTPSETHEGMSWAMEGYLNDYGIAEMGQKLYKKTGEKHYKEESEYFLNRARDYVNMFDDKAAGGSSSPGFFQGKGKDGNWRVKSQDFDPAIWGYDYTETNAWGYAFTAVQDSRGLANLYGGRSGLAKKLDTYFDTPETGSKDVAGSYGGVIHEMTEARDVRMGMYGHSNQVAHHVTYMYDAAGQPWKTQEKVREVLSRLYTGSEIGQGYHGDEDNGEQSAWYLFSSLGFYPLVMGSGEYAIGSPQFTKMTLHLDGGKDLVVKAPKNSAKNIYVQGVKVNGRTWTKTSLPHSAIAKGGVIEFAMGDKPSKWGTGADAAPTSITNDDKVPSPRSDAITGSGPLFDNTSDTSASSESVELPVGADGAKAVQYTLTSEDKAKAPTGWKLEASDDAKAWKTIDQRSGESFAWDKQTRAFSVPSPAAHQHYRLVFTGGAATVAEVELLS, encoded by the coding sequence ATGCGTGGCGATTCCAGACAGCTCAGATCCAGACACAGACTCGGGACCGTGGCCGCGCTCGGCGCGGCCGCTCTTGTGCTCACGGCGGCAGGACAGGGCCTCGGCCCCGCCCCCACCGCGCACGCCGCCGAGGGGAAGCCGGAGTTCCGCTCCTCCTTCGAGGCAGGTCAGCCCGCCCCCGACTGGCTGAACACCGTCGACACCGACGCCGACGGCGGCAAGCGGGCGAGCGGGGTCGACGGCGCGTACAGCAGCGGCATGCCGGGGAATGTGAACGGCCATGTCACCGACATCCGGGCCAGCGGCGAGAACGCGGGCGGCGGTGAGACCAAGGAGAACCTCGTCGACGGCGAGGCGACGACCAAGTGGCTGGCGCTCACGCCGACGGCCTGGGTCGAGTACGACCTCGACGAGCCGGTCAAGATCTCCAAGTACGCGCTCACGTCGGCCAATGACCACGACGAGCGCGACCCGAAGGACTGGACCCTGAAGGGTTCGACGGACGGCAAGGAGTGGAAGACGCTCGACTCCCGCTCCGGTGAGACGTTCGACAAGCGCCAGCAGCTGAAGTCGTACGACATACAGAGCCCGGCGGACTACTCCCACTTCCGTATCGAGTTCACGAAGAACAACGGCGCGAGCGACGCGGTGCAGCTCGCCGACCTCCAGCTGTCGACCGGCGGCGACTCCACCCCGGCCCCCGAGGACATGCTCTCGCTGGTGGACCGCGGGCCGACGGCCTCGCCGACCGCCAAGGCGGGCGTCGGCTTCACCGGTACGCGCGCGCTGCGCTACGCGGGTACGCACAAGGGTGACGGTCGCGCCTACTCGTACAACAAGGTCTTCGACGTCGATGTGGCGGTGGCCAAGGACACCGAGCTCGCGTACAAGATCTTCCCGTCCATGGCAGCAGGGGACCGCGACTACGACGCCACGAACGTCTCCGTCGACCTCGCCTTCACCGACGGCACGTACCTCAGCGACCTCAAGGCCCTCGACTCCTACGGCGGGGCGCTGACCCCGCAGGGGCAGGGCGCGGCCAAGCGGCTCTACGTGAACCAGTGGAACGCCGTGAAGTCCGGGATCGGGTCCGTCGCGGCCGGCAAGACGGTCGACCGGGTCCTCGTCGCGTACGACTCCCCCAAGGGGCCGGCGAAGTTCCGTGGCTGGCTCGACGACGTGAGCATCGCGAAGGCCCGACCGGCGAAGCCGAAGGCGCACCTGAGCGACTACGCGTCCACGACGCGCGGCACGAACTCCACCGGTGACTTCTCGCGCGGCAACACCTTCCCGGCGACGGCCGTCCCGCACGGCTTCAACTTCTGGACGCCGGTGACCAACGCGGGCTCGCTGAGCTGGCTGTACGACTACGCGCGCGACAACAACGCGGACAACCTGCCCACGATGGAGGCGTTCGCGGCGAGCCATGAGCCGAGCCCGTGGATGGGCGACCGGCAGACCTTCCAGGTGATGCCGTCGGCGAAGTCGGGCGACGCGCTCGACACGTCCCGCTCGGGCCGCGCGCTGCCGTTCAAGCACGACGACGAGACGGCGACGCCCTCGTACTACGGCGTGAAGTTCCAGAACGGTGTGCGGGCGGAGATGGCGCCGACCGACCACGCGGCGGCGCTCCGCTTCAGCTATCCCGACGACGACGCGAGCGTGGTCTTCGACAACGTCTCCGACCAGGGCGGCCTCACGCTCGACAAGGAGAACGGGGTCGTCACGGGCTACTCGGACGTGAAGTCGGGCCTGTCGGCGGGCGCGACGCGACTGTTCGTCTACGGCGTCTTCGACAAGCCGGTGAAGGACGCCGACTCGTCGGGCGTGAAGGGCCACTTCACGTTCGACGCGGGCAAGGACCGCACGGTCACGCTGCGCCTCGCCACGTCCCTGATCGGCCTCGACCAGGCAAAGGACAACCTGGCGCAGGAGCTGCCGCAGAAGCGGTCCTTCACGGACGTACGGAACGCGGCGCGCGCCCAGTGGGACACGCTGATGAAGAAGGTGGAGGTCGAGGGCGCGACGGACGACCAGCGCACGGCGCTGTACTCGTCGCTGTACCGCCTGTACCTGTACCCCAACTCCGGTTTCGAGAAGGTCCGTTCGCAGGGCGGTAAGGGCAAGTCGACGTACAAGTACGCCTCCCCGTTCTCGCCGATGCCGGGTCCGGACACCCCGACCCACACCGGCGCGAAGATCGTCGAGGGCAAGCCGTATGTGAACAACGGCTTCTGGGACACGTATCGGACCACCTGGCCCGCCTATTCGCTGCTGACGCCGAAGAAGGCCGGTGAGCTGGTCGACGGGTTCGTGCAGCAGTACCGGGACGGCGGCTGGACCTCGCGCTGGTCGTCCCCCGGCTACGCGGACCTGATGACCGGCACCTCCTCCGACGTGGCCTTCGCGGACGCGTACGTGAAGGGTGTCGACGACTTCGACGTGGAGTCGGCGTACAAGGCGGCCGTGAAGAACGCGACCGTGGTGGCGCCGACGGCCGGTGTGGGCCGCAAGGGCATGGAGACGTCGCCCTTCCTCGGCTACACGCCGTCGGAGACGCACGAGGGCATGTCGTGGGCGATGGAGGGATACCTCAACGACTACGGCATCGCGGAGATGGGCCAGAAGCTCTACAAGAAGACCGGCGAGAAGCATTACAAGGAGGAGTCGGAGTACTTCCTCAACCGCGCCCGTGACTACGTCAACATGTTCGACGACAAGGCGGCCGGTGGGAGCTCCAGTCCCGGCTTCTTCCAGGGCAAGGGCAAGGACGGCAACTGGCGTGTGAAGTCCCAAGACTTCGACCCGGCGATCTGGGGCTACGACTACACGGAGACCAACGCCTGGGGCTACGCGTTCACCGCCGTCCAGGACAGCCGCGGCCTCGCCAATCTGTACGGCGGCCGCAGCGGTCTCGCCAAGAAGCTCGACACGTACTTCGACACTCCGGAGACCGGCTCCAAGGACGTCGCCGGATCGTACGGCGGAGTCATCCACGAGATGACCGAGGCGCGTGACGTACGGATGGGCATGTACGGCCACTCGAACCAGGTCGCGCACCACGTCACGTACATGTACGACGCGGCGGGCCAGCCGTGGAAGACGCAGGAGAAGGTCCGCGAGGTCCTTTCCCGGCTCTACACCGGCAGCGAGATCGGGCAGGGCTACCACGGCGACGAGGACAACGGCGAGCAGTCGGCCTGGTACCTGTTCTCCTCGCTGGGCTTCTACCCGCTGGTCATGGGCAGCGGCGAATACGCCATCGGTTCCCCGCAGTTCACGAAAATGACGCTGCACCTGGACGGCGGCAAGGACCTCGTCGTCAAGGCGCCGAAGAACAGCGCGAAGAACATCTACGTGCAGGGCGTGAAGGTCAACGGCCGTACGTGGACGAAGACTTCGCTGCCGCACTCGGCGATCGCCAAGGGCGGCGTCATCGAGTTCGCGATGGGTGACAAGCCGTCGAAGTGGGGCACGGGCGCCGACGCGGCGCCGACGTCGATCACGAACGACGACAAGGTGCCCTCGCCACGCTCGGACGCGATCACCGGTTCGGGTCCGCTCTTCGACAACACCTCTGACACGAGCGCGAGTTCGGAGTCGGTGGAGCTGCCGGTGGGCGCGGACGGCGCGAAGGCGGTCCAGTACACGCTGACGTCGGAGGACAAGGCGAAGGCGCCGACCGGCTGGAAGCTGGAGGCGTCGGACGACGCCAAGGCCTGGAAGACCATCGACCAGCGCTCCGGCGAGTCCTTCGCCTGGGACAAGCAGACACGGGCGTTCTCCGTACCGTCCCCGGCGGCGCATCAGCACTACCGGCTGGTGTTCACCGGCGGGGCGGCGACGGTGGCGGAGGTCGAGCTGCTGTCGTGA
- a CDS encoding winged helix-turn-helix transcriptional regulator gives MGESVQLTQGGADARYEVFHTDCPARDMVDHVTSRWGIWVLISLRSNDLRFYELRDSIQGVSEKMLAQTLRALVKDGLVWRKVEPTTPPQVTYGLTEFGRDVGEPLTDLFDRITRRLPPRGER, from the coding sequence ATGGGGGAAAGTGTGCAGTTGACACAGGGTGGGGCGGACGCTCGGTATGAGGTGTTTCACACCGACTGCCCGGCGCGCGACATGGTCGACCACGTCACCAGCCGATGGGGTATCTGGGTCCTGATCTCCTTGCGGAGCAACGACCTTCGGTTCTACGAGCTGCGCGACAGCATCCAGGGCGTCAGCGAGAAGATGCTCGCCCAGACCCTGCGCGCGCTGGTCAAGGACGGACTGGTCTGGCGGAAGGTCGAACCGACGACCCCGCCCCAAGTCACGTACGGACTGACGGAGTTCGGCCGGGATGTCGGCGAGCCGCTGACGGACCTGTTCGACCGGATCACGCGGCGTCTTCCGCCCCGCGGCGAGCGATAG